The Verrucomicrobiota bacterium genome segment ATCGAGGGCTGCGATCTGCAGGCCAAAGGCATCCGGCTGCATGCGTCTCAGTGCCCGGCCTACTTTGAGGCGTTAGGGGCCAAACGGCCCATCGTGGCGGACCGCGTCCTGACCCACCCGGCAACGAGCGGGCTGGCCGATGGGTACCTCAAACCCCTTGGTATTTCGTCAATGCTGGACGCACCCGTCTGGGTGGGCGGTCAGGTCGTCGGGGTGCTCTGCCACGAGCACACCGGCCCGGTGCGGGACTGGCCGGCCGAAGAGGTCGACTTTGCCTCCGCGGTTGCGGCCATGGTGGCGCTGGCGTTACAAGAATGCCAGCGGGTCCGGGCCGAACGGCTCTTGCGCGAGAGCGAGGCGAAGTTCCGGGCCTTGTTTGAGGGCACCAGCCAGGCGGTACTGTTGCACGATGAAACGGGCATTCTGGAGGCTAACCCGAGCTGGTGGCGCCTGTTGGATTACCCCGGGCTGCAGGAGGTGATCGGCAAACACCCCGCCGACCTTTCCGCGCCCATTCAGCCGGGCGGTGCGCGCGCCGAGGTCCTGGCCGCCCAACACATCGCCACCGCGCTGGCCCACGGGTCCGCGCGTTTCGAATGGCTGATGCTGCGCCGCGACGGCACTGAACTGCCCCTGGAGGTGTTCCTGACGCGCATCCGGTTGGGTGACCGGCAACTGTTGCAGGCCGTCTGCAACGACATCACCGAGCGCAAGCGGGCTGAAGCCGAACTGCGCGAAAGCGAAGCGCGGCTGCGCGAAAGTGAGGCGCGCTTCAGCACGGCCTTTCGCGCCAGCCCGCTGAACATTACCATCCTTCGGCTCAGCGACGCCCGGTTTGTGGAGGCCAATGACGCCTTTGTGCGGTGGTTCGGCCTGGAACGGGAGCAATTGCTGGGGCACGACTCCCGCGAATTGGACATCTGGGTGGACGTGGCCGATCGCGACAAGTTCCTGGGCGACCTCCGGCGGCGGGGTTCGCTGCGCGAGGTCGAGTGCCGTCTCCGCAGCCGGCGCGGCACGGTCCACACCCTGCTGCAATCGGCCGACATCATCGAAATCAACCGCGAACCGCACATCCTCGTGTTCGGCCTCGACATCACCGAACGCAAGCAGGCTGAAGCCGAACTGCTGCGAACCCTGGCCCGGGAAAAGGAGTTGGGCCACTTGCGCAGCAACTTCGTCTCGATGGTGTCGCACGAGTTCCGCACGCCGCTGGGCATCATCCAGTCCTCGGCCGAAATCCTGGAGGATTATTTCGAGGCGTTGGAACCGGCCGAACGCCAGGAACACCTGCAGTCCATCCGCAAAAACACCCGCCGCATGGCCGGGCTGATGGAGGAGGTGCTGCTCATCGGCAGCCTGGAAGCCGGCAAAACGGAATGCAAACCGGACCGGCTCGATCTGTCGTCTTTCATTTCCAAGCTGGTGAACGAAGTGGGTTCGGCCACCCAACGGCGCTGCTCGATCGGCTGGTCGCTGGCCGGGGCACCGGCCGAAGTTCAGGCCGACGAACGGCTCCTGGACCACATCTTCACCAACCTGCTTACCAACGCGGTGAAGTATTCGGACCCTGGCCAACCGGTGCGCTTGGAGATCCGGCGCGCAGGCCCGGAGCTCGTTTGCACCATTCGGGACCGGGGCATCGGGATTGCCGAAGTCGACCGGGAATGGCTCTTCAGCGCCTTCCATCGCGGCCAGAACGTGGGAGGCCGGCCCGGCACGGGTCTGGGCTTGGTGATCGTCAAGCGGTGCGTCGACCTGCACGGCGGTAAAATTGAGGTGCGAAGCAAGTTGGGTAAAGGCACCGCGGTGACGGTATGGCTGCCGGTATGCTGAACCCGCAGGCGTCTTCTGCGTTTCCCGGGAGCCCCGACGCCACGCCGCTGCAAACGTTCCAGGCTGTCCCGGCGCCGAACCGAGCCGCCCTGTCCCTCCTGAGCCCCCCACCCGCA includes the following:
- a CDS encoding PAS domain S-box protein, translated to MKASNFIGRNESTNAKGNPPGDNEAMFDLLFERTADAIWLFDPATAIIVDCNQATVALMRGKSRADLVGMRCIDFSPSVQPDGTPTKEAAARHVAEILKNGNLRFAWTAQRFDGTQVPLEVTATAIERGGQPLFVLVGRDITERNRAEAALLESEARFRSLFERSADAMTLLDPKTLRYVEVNDAVARLFRAPGPEAVANASPSDRWPERQPDGRCSREKAQAMVTLTLAQGSHRFDWSTRCWDGTELVLDIVMTALPFGERTLLSIVYRDISEHKRAESQIRQLNASLEKRVTERTGALLRSNEQLKQAEERLRKRSNHVQRHRDVLLELAQADKSDLDQALQTVCAVSAATLEVARVSYWSLEENGSVIVCQSLYRREIEGCDLQAKGIRLHASQCPAYFEALGAKRPIVADRVLTHPATSGLADGYLKPLGISSMLDAPVWVGGQVVGVLCHEHTGPVRDWPAEEVDFASAVAAMVALALQECQRVRAERLLRESEAKFRALFEGTSQAVLLHDETGILEANPSWWRLLDYPGLQEVIGKHPADLSAPIQPGGARAEVLAAQHIATALAHGSARFEWLMLRRDGTELPLEVFLTRIRLGDRQLLQAVCNDITERKRAEAELRESEARLRESEARFSTAFRASPLNITILRLSDARFVEANDAFVRWFGLEREQLLGHDSRELDIWVDVADRDKFLGDLRRRGSLREVECRLRSRRGTVHTLLQSADIIEINREPHILVFGLDITERKQAEAELLRTLAREKELGHLRSNFVSMVSHEFRTPLGIIQSSAEILEDYFEALEPAERQEHLQSIRKNTRRMAGLMEEVLLIGSLEAGKTECKPDRLDLSSFISKLVNEVGSATQRRCSIGWSLAGAPAEVQADERLLDHIFTNLLTNAVKYSDPGQPVRLEIRRAGPELVCTIRDRGIGIAEVDREWLFSAFHRGQNVGGRPGTGLGLVIVKRCVDLHGGKIEVRSKLGKGTAVTVWLPVC